The proteins below come from a single Bactrocera dorsalis isolate Fly_Bdor chromosome 5, ASM2337382v1, whole genome shotgun sequence genomic window:
- the LOC115066019 gene encoding uncharacterized protein LOC115066019: MLEDRKIFVKVLLILPLLHKLNNCERNLGIGMYYMNYTAGPKYNFSVFNYNYYSVDNKIVIYVEFKLYEDTYFTADIKLDMLRANNKKMNLLNTHQDGCKLFSGLSNSRLLKIISDQIVQVTNIPLKCPLLANKLYIVNNYTLTADPLPSFIQPLHWVIQTKFKLNNKYVGYMILQGNIYKLKKVSSKVKS, from the exons ATGTTGGAAGACAGAAAGATATTTGTCAAAGTGCTTTTAATTCTACCACTACTGCATAAGCTCAATAACTGCGag CGCAACCTTGGCATTGGTATGTATTATATGAATTACACTGCCGGTCCAAAGTATAACTTCAGTGTATTCAATTACAATTATTACAGTGTGgacaataaaattgtaatttatgttgaatttaaattatatgaAGATACTTATTTCACTGCAGATATCAAACTTGATATGCTACGTgctaataataagaaaatgaaTTTGCTAAATACACACCAAGATGGCTGTAAGCTATTCAGCGGTTTGTCTAATAGTagattattgaaaattatatcaGATCAGATTGTTCAAGTTACCAACATTCCGCTGAAGTGTCCTCTTTTAGCA AATAAACTATATATCGTCAATAACTACACTTTGACAGCGGATCCACTTCCTTCATTCATACAGCCACTACACTGGgttatacaaacaaaatttaagcttAACAATAAATACGTTGGATATATGATTCTTCAGGgcaatatttataaacttaaaaaGGTTTCGTCAAAAGTAAAGTCCTGA
- the LOC115066018 gene encoding uncharacterized protein LOC115066018 — protein MYYMNYTAGQRYNFSVFNYKYYSVDNKIVVYVEFELYEGGNFTAHVKLDMLRANNKKMNLLNMEQDGCKVLNGVHSSRLLKIIASEIIRVVNLPAKCPLLANKLYIVNNYTLEAESLPSFIPPLHWVIQTKFVVNKKYLGYMILQGNIFKPKMDSTKLRT, from the exons ATGTATTATATGAACTACACTGCCGGTCAAAGGTATAATTTCAGTGTATTCAATTACAAATATTACAGTGTGGACAATAAAATTGTAGTTTATGTTGAGTTCGAATTATATGAAGGCGGTAATTTCACAGCACACGTCAAACTTGATATGCTACGTGCTAACAATAAGAaaatgaatttgctgaatatggAGCAGGACGGCTGTAAGGTACTAAACGGCGTGCACAGCAGTAGATTGTTGAAAATTATCGCGAGTGAGATTATTCGAGTTGTCAACTTGCCGGCGAAGTGTCCGCTTTTAGCA aataaattatatatcgTCAATAACTACACTTTGGAAGCGGAATCACTTCCTTCATTCATACCGCCACTACACTGGgttattcaaacaaaatttgtggtTAACAAAAAATACCTTGGTTATATGATTCTTCAGGGCAATATTTTCAAACCTAAGATGGATTCTACAAAGTTGAGGACTTGA